Proteins from one Niallia circulans genomic window:
- the ytaF gene encoding sporulation membrane protein YtaF, translating into MSQILSLFLLALAVSIDNFSVGFTYGLRKMKIPFKSIFIIACCSGLTLLVSMLVGHVIAQVFSSDFAESIGGGILIILGLWILYQFFQPDKEKEIITKEKNLVNFEIKSLGIVINILKKPMSADFDNSGTITGVEAIVLGFALSLDAFGAGIGASMLGYSPLFLTIAVIVMSTSFVSLGMVGGVLLSKKSYMEKFSFIPGIILIIIGIFKL; encoded by the coding sequence CTTGGCTGTCAGCATTGATAATTTTAGTGTCGGATTCACTTATGGCTTGCGAAAGATGAAGATTCCCTTTAAATCGATCTTCATCATCGCCTGCTGCTCAGGACTGACACTTTTAGTTTCCATGCTGGTGGGGCATGTGATTGCACAAGTATTCTCTTCTGATTTTGCCGAAAGTATTGGCGGCGGTATTCTCATTATTTTAGGATTATGGATATTGTATCAATTTTTTCAGCCGGATAAAGAAAAAGAGATTATCACAAAAGAAAAAAATTTGGTGAATTTCGAAATAAAATCGTTGGGAATCGTTATTAATATTTTAAAGAAACCAATGTCAGCGGATTTTGACAATTCTGGAACGATTACAGGAGTTGAAGCGATTGTCCTTGGCTTTGCCCTTTCATTAGATGCGTTTGGGGCAGGAATTGGGGCTTCCATGCTTGGGTACTCCCCGCTCTTTTTGACGATTGCAGTCATTGTTATGAGCACGTCCTTTGTATCGTTAGGTATGGTTGGAGGCGTGCTCCTTTCTAAAAAAAGCTATATGGAGAAATTTTCGTTTATTCCAGGTATCATCTTAATCATCATAGGCATATTTAAGCTTTAG
- the coaE gene encoding dephospho-CoA kinase (Dephospho-CoA kinase (CoaE) performs the final step in coenzyme A biosynthesis.) codes for MTLIIGLTGGIASGKSTISNYLRSLGLTIIDADVEARLAVEKGEPGYSKIVEHFGTMILLEDGGLNRAKLGEIVFRDEKQRAVLNGIVHPEVRNRMNKKQNEAIAKGHMAVILDIPLLFENKLDSTVDKTILVYVDTETQINRLMGRNKLSLEQAKLRIEAQMPLQEKKALADKIIDNNGTVEASKDQALKILQDWKVL; via the coding sequence ATGACTTTAATTATAGGCTTAACAGGCGGCATTGCAAGCGGGAAAAGCACCATTTCTAATTATTTGAGATCTCTCGGCTTAACGATTATAGATGCAGACGTGGAAGCGCGTTTGGCTGTTGAAAAAGGGGAGCCTGGGTACAGTAAAATTGTGGAGCATTTTGGCACTATGATTTTGCTGGAGGATGGAGGCCTGAATCGAGCAAAGCTTGGCGAAATAGTGTTTCGCGATGAAAAGCAAAGAGCTGTGCTGAATGGTATCGTCCATCCAGAGGTGAGAAACAGGATGAACAAAAAGCAAAATGAAGCCATCGCAAAAGGGCATATGGCAGTCATTTTGGATATCCCTTTACTGTTTGAAAACAAGCTGGACAGCACTGTCGACAAGACAATCCTTGTCTATGTTGATACAGAGACTCAAATAAACCGTTTGATGGGCAGGAACAAATTGTCTCTTGAGCAAGCGAAATTAAGAATCGAAGCACAAATGCCTTTGCAGGAGAAAAAAGCGCTGGCAGACAAGATAATCGACAATAATGGAACAGTCGAAGCCTCTAAAGACCAGGCGCTTAAGATACTTCAGGACTGGAAGGTCCTTTAA
- the nrdR gene encoding transcriptional regulator NrdR — translation MRCPSCQHNNNRVLDSRPVDDSRSIRRRRECEECGYRFTTFEKVEEIPLIVVKKEGTREEFSRDKILRGLIRACEKRPVALKQLEEITAEIEKELRSNAVSEINSEDIGEMVMDRLAKVDEVAYVRFASVYRQFKDINVFIEELKELIKKG, via the coding sequence ATGAGATGTCCTTCATGTCAACATAATAATAACCGTGTTCTTGATTCACGACCTGTTGATGACAGCCGCTCTATTCGCAGGAGAAGAGAATGCGAGGAGTGCGGTTACCGCTTTACTACTTTCGAAAAAGTAGAAGAAATACCGTTGATCGTTGTGAAAAAGGAAGGTACCCGTGAAGAATTCAGTCGTGATAAAATCCTGCGTGGTCTTATAAGGGCTTGTGAAAAAAGACCAGTTGCCTTAAAGCAACTCGAGGAAATAACGGCTGAAATCGAAAAGGAACTTAGAAGCAACGCCGTTTCGGAGATTAATAGTGAAGATATCGGTGAAATGGTCATGGATCGATTGGCGAAAGTAGACGAGGTGGCATATGTCCGCTTTGCATCTGTTTATCGTCAATTTAAAGATATAAATGTTTTTATAGAAGAACTGAAAGAGCTGATTAAAAAGGGGTAA
- a CDS encoding replication initiation and membrane attachment family protein, with translation MSQHWQDLLPIDRYQVSTNGLISEYDRKVITFLYQPLIGSACFGLYMTLWGEVEENRLWSADHSHHSLMNFMDCGLKEIYQARCKLEGIGLLKTYMKKEGENRSFIYELQPPLTPEQFFLDGILNVYLYRKIGKAQYNRLKKFFAEERKADVKEFRQVTKAFQDVFMSDHSSVVRSTYELEGEEALEQDVVLIGKKEQTNMKIENADFDFDLLLAGLNESFLSKKALTTKVKEAIQTLSFLYGINPIEMKNIVMSAINPNEEIDLEELRIAARDWYQFQHAGKLPLLVDRTQPLQLQSQIETPKTKEEELLYYLDTTSPRQLLRDIGGGAEPSKADLQIIEEVMFAQKLPSGVINVLIQYVMLKTDMKLTKGYVEKIAGQWVRKRIQTVKDAMDLAKKEHQQYLDWANGKNTPSSNKGSKKVIRKEKIPEWFGQDKPSNTGESKLDEANADDVNNDFLKELEEEIKNLRK, from the coding sequence ATGTCACAGCATTGGCAGGACTTGCTTCCAATAGATAGATATCAAGTTTCGACAAACGGACTGATAAGTGAGTATGATCGCAAGGTAATTACCTTTTTATATCAGCCGCTTATCGGTTCCGCCTGTTTTGGATTATATATGACGTTATGGGGTGAGGTGGAGGAAAACAGACTTTGGTCTGCTGACCATTCGCATCACAGCCTGATGAATTTTATGGATTGTGGCTTAAAAGAAATTTATCAGGCACGATGTAAGCTTGAGGGAATCGGGCTGCTTAAAACGTATATGAAAAAAGAAGGGGAAAACCGCTCGTTCATCTATGAATTACAGCCGCCATTGACACCAGAGCAATTCTTTCTTGACGGCATACTTAATGTTTACCTTTACCGAAAAATAGGAAAAGCACAATATAATCGGCTGAAGAAATTCTTTGCTGAAGAGCGCAAAGCAGATGTGAAAGAGTTTAGACAAGTTACGAAGGCGTTCCAGGATGTGTTTATGTCAGATCATTCAAGTGTTGTCCGCTCCACCTATGAGTTAGAAGGCGAAGAAGCACTTGAACAAGATGTTGTGTTGATTGGCAAAAAAGAACAGACGAACATGAAAATTGAAAATGCCGATTTTGATTTTGACCTGCTTCTTGCAGGACTGAACGAATCATTCCTGTCTAAAAAGGCGTTGACAACCAAAGTGAAAGAAGCCATTCAGACATTATCTTTCTTGTATGGAATTAATCCGATTGAAATGAAAAATATTGTGATGAGTGCGATAAATCCTAACGAGGAAATTGATCTGGAGGAGCTGCGCATAGCGGCAAGAGACTGGTATCAATTCCAACATGCCGGCAAGCTGCCGTTATTAGTAGACAGGACACAGCCACTACAGCTTCAGTCACAAATAGAGACACCGAAAACAAAAGAAGAGGAGCTTCTTTATTATTTAGACACTACTTCACCAAGGCAGCTATTAAGAGATATAGGAGGCGGAGCAGAGCCGTCGAAGGCTGATCTCCAAATAATAGAAGAAGTTATGTTTGCCCAGAAGCTCCCTTCTGGCGTTATTAATGTACTAATTCAATATGTTATGCTTAAGACAGATATGAAGCTGACGAAGGGCTATGTGGAGAAAATTGCAGGACAATGGGTAAGAAAAAGGATTCAAACAGTCAAGGATGCCATGGATTTAGCTAAAAAGGAACATCAGCAGTATCTTGATTGGGCAAATGGCAAAAATACGCCGAGCTCTAATAAAGGTTCGAAAAAAGTCATCCGTAAGGAGAAAATTCCAGAATGGTTTGGACAGGACAAGCCGTCTAATACTGGTGAAAGTAAGCTAGATGAGGCAAATGCCGATGATGTGAATAATGACTTCCTTAAAGAGTTAGAAGAGGAAATAAAAAACTTAAGAAAATAG